One window from the genome of Gopherus evgoodei ecotype Sinaloan lineage chromosome 2, rGopEvg1_v1.p, whole genome shotgun sequence encodes:
- the EIF1B gene encoding eukaryotic translation initiation factor 1b isoform X2: MSTIQNLQSFDPFADATKGDDLLPAGTEDYIHIRIQQRNGRKTLTTVQGIADDYDKKKLVKAFKKKFACNGTVIEHPEYGEVIQLQGDQRKNICQFLLELLIH; this comes from the exons ATGTCCACTATCCAGAACCTCCAATCCTTCG ACCCCTTTGCTGATGCAACTAAGGGTGACGACTTACTCCCGGCAGGGACTGAGGATTACATTCATATAAGGATCCAGCAACGAAACGGCAGGAAGACATTAACTACTGTTCAGGGAATTGCAGATGATTATGACAAAAAAAAACTTGTGAAAGCCTTCAAAAAG AAATTTGCTTGTAATGGTACTGTGATTGAGCATCCTGAGTACGGTGAAGTTATCCAGCTTCAAGGTGACCAGAGAAAGAACATTTGCCAATTCCTCTTAGAG CTCTTAATACACTGA
- the EIF1B gene encoding eukaryotic translation initiation factor 1b isoform X1: protein MSTIQNLQSFDPFADATKGDDLLPAGTEDYIHIRIQQRNGRKTLTTVQGIADDYDKKKLVKAFKKKFACNGTVIEHPEYGEVIQLQGDQRKNICQFLLEVGIVKEEQLKVHGF, encoded by the exons ATGTCCACTATCCAGAACCTCCAATCCTTCG ACCCCTTTGCTGATGCAACTAAGGGTGACGACTTACTCCCGGCAGGGACTGAGGATTACATTCATATAAGGATCCAGCAACGAAACGGCAGGAAGACATTAACTACTGTTCAGGGAATTGCAGATGATTATGACAAAAAAAAACTTGTGAAAGCCTTCAAAAAG AAATTTGCTTGTAATGGTACTGTGATTGAGCATCCTGAGTACGGTGAAGTTATCCAGCTTCAAGGTGACCAGAGAAAGAACATTTGCCAATTCCTCTTAGAG GTTGGCATTGTCAAGGAGGAGCAGCTGAAAGttcatggtttttaa